In Capsicum annuum cultivar UCD-10X-F1 chromosome 11, UCD10Xv1.1, whole genome shotgun sequence, one genomic interval encodes:
- the LOC107847360 gene encoding protein VAC14 homolog encodes MLLPQQSAAFKILRTRLRTVPSYSFKEDNYRRTSSGIPYSQFNYGGGGSQISEGVLNEHSLDMHNGINFASKLLQFQQIQKQHHLHSKSQTQSRFMSTSSAKDVQIAEESKRSAQGADLNRPPSRSSRRGLGQLQL; translated from the exons CAAAGTGCAGCCTTTAAGATTCTCCGCACTCGTTTAAGAACTGTGCCATCATATTCCTTCAAGGAAGATAATTATAGGAGAACTTCATCTGGGATTCCTTATTCTCAATTTAATTATGGGGGAGGAGGGTCACAAATCTCCGAGGGAGTCCTGAATGAACATTCACTTGACATGCATAATGGGATAAACTTTGCCTCAAAACTGCTGCAGTTTCAGCAAATTCAGAAGCAACATCATTTGCATTCAAAGTCACAGACTCAATCACGTTTTATGTCTACTTCATCAGCGAAG GATGTACAAATAGCAGAAGAATCAAAGCGATCTGCCCAAGGAGCAGACTTGAATCGACCCCCTTCAAGATCATCTCGCAGAGGCTTGGGACAGTTGCAACTCTGA